In Haematobia irritans isolate KBUSLIRL chromosome 1, ASM5000362v1, whole genome shotgun sequence, a genomic segment contains:
- the LOC142219497 gene encoding uncharacterized protein LOC142219497 yields MKAIAFFFVVIFAILALSQAAIPPQYSGQPGCKTHEELQIGVYRHFKNKTAYWQCTQLGVPASLQYCPNDKGFLETARACVPWAEWYWTPTVAPPSSP; encoded by the coding sequence ATGAAAGCGATAGCATTTTTCTTCGTTGTTATTTTCGCAATTTTGGCCTTGAGCCAAGCAGCCATTCCACCCCAATATTCTGGACAACCAGGTTGTAAAACCCATGAAGAACTTCAAATCGGTGTATATCGTCATTTCAAAAATAAGACAGCCTACTGGCAATGTACTCAATTGGGTGTTCCTGCCTCCTTACAATACTGTCCAAATGATAAAGGATTTTTGGAAACCGCTAGAGCTTGTGTACCATGGGCCGAATGGTATTGGACGCCTacagttgctcctccaagttctCCCTAA
- the LOC142222663 gene encoding uncharacterized protein LOC142222663 produces the protein MKAAALFFIVLFAIIALSTAGIPPQFSGQPGCKTEEELQVGVYRHFKKKVAYWECTQLGVPASLRFCPNDKGFLESARACVPWVEWYWTPTVAPPSSP, from the coding sequence ATGAAGGCTGCTGCATTATTTTTCATCGTTCTTTTCGCAATTATTGCCTTGAGCACAGCTGGTATTCCTCCCCAGTTTTCCGGTCAACCTGGTTGTAAGACCGAAGAAGAACTACAAGTAGGTGTCTATCGTCATTTCAAAAAGAAGGTTGCATATTGGGAATGCACACAATTGGGTGTTCCTGCCTCCTTGCGCTTTTGTCCCAATGATAAAGGATTTTTGGAATCGGCTAGAGCTTGTGTACCatgggtcgaatggtattggacTCCCACTGTTGCCCCACCCAGTTCTCCTTAA
- the LOC142219498 gene encoding uncharacterized protein LOC142219498: MKYLLSLVAMMLFLSASVLSDTGNIESTSFNGRPGCKTLAEVGQVYANFFDSTRYWRCLAVGVDAIPIRCPNGYGFQPKLSSCVSFASWQWETQKMPPSCPDFEVECIPNLQV; encoded by the exons ATGAAATATTTAT TATCACTAGTGGCCATGATGCTCTTCCTAAGTGCCAGTGTATTGAGTGATACAGGCAATATAGAGAGTACCAGTTTTAATGGACGTCCTGGTTGCAAAACCCTAGCAGAGGTTGGTCAAGTCTATGCCAATTTCTTTGATTCGACACGTTATTGGCGCTGTCTTGCTGTTGGCGTTGATGCCATACCCATTCGTTGTCCTAATGGTTATGGCTTCCAGCCGAAATTGAGTTCATGTGTATCATTTGCATCATGGCAATGGGAGACTCAGAAAATGCCACCAAGCTGTCCTGATTTTGAAGTGGAATGCATACCAAATTTGCAAGTTTAA